In a genomic window of Candidatus Competibacteraceae bacterium:
- the aroB gene encoding 3-dehydroquinate synthase, which produces MKTLHVELGDRRYPIYIGPDLLDRADLWRAHIPGQQVLVVSNTTVAPRYLDRARAALAGLRHEAIILPDGEQFKTLDVLNEVFTALLGQRFDRNCTLLALGGGVIGDMAGFAAACYQRGVPFIQIPTTLLAQVDSSVGGKTAVNHPLGKNMIGAFYQPLCVVADTETLTSLPDRELSAGLAEVIKYGLIRDLPFLEWLEQHIERLLAREAAALTEAIERSCRNKAEIVAADERETGDRALLNLGHTFGHAIETGLGYGRWLHGEAVAAGLLLAADLSARLGWLGGEQVARVRALLARARLPLEPPAELAADDFLRLMAVDKKVKDGQLRLILLRGLGRGVIADGVDPRLLRATLTQRPLGKADQ; this is translated from the coding sequence ATGAAAACGCTTCACGTCGAACTCGGCGACCGCCGTTATCCCATTTACATCGGCCCCGATTTGCTGGATCGAGCCGATCTATGGCGAGCCCATATTCCGGGCCAGCAGGTGTTGGTGGTCAGCAACACCACGGTTGCTCCGCGCTACCTCGATCGCGCCCGCGCGGCGCTGGCCGGGCTGCGCCATGAAGCGATCATCCTCCCCGACGGCGAGCAATTCAAGACGTTGGATGTTCTGAATGAGGTATTTACCGCTCTGTTGGGTCAGCGCTTCGACCGCAACTGCACGCTGTTGGCTCTCGGGGGCGGCGTGATCGGCGATATGGCCGGTTTTGCGGCGGCCTGCTACCAGCGCGGTGTTCCCTTCATTCAGATTCCCACTACGTTGTTAGCGCAAGTCGATTCCTCGGTCGGCGGCAAAACGGCCGTCAACCATCCTCTGGGCAAAAATATGATCGGCGCGTTCTATCAGCCGCTTTGCGTGGTGGCCGATACGGAGACGCTGACCAGTTTGCCCGACCGCGAGCTCAGCGCCGGCTTGGCCGAAGTCATCAAGTACGGCCTGATTCGCGATTTACCATTTCTGGAGTGGCTGGAGCAGCACATCGAGCGGCTACTCGCCCGTGAAGCCGCCGCGCTGACCGAAGCCATCGAACGTTCCTGTCGCAACAAGGCCGAGATCGTCGCCGCCGACGAGCGGGAAACCGGCGACCGCGCGCTGCTCAATCTCGGTCATACCTTCGGTCATGCCATTGAGACCGGATTGGGCTACGGGCGCTGGTTGCACGGTGAGGCGGTGGCGGCGGGGTTGCTGCTGGCGGCCGACCTGTCGGCGCGCTTGGGCTGGTTGGGCGGGGAGCAAGTGGCGCGGGTTCGGGCGTTGCTCGCCCGCGCCCGATTGCCGCTGGAGCCGCCCGCGGAATTGGCCGCCGATGATTTTCTGCGGCTGATGGCGGTGGATAAAAAGGTCAAGGATGGCCAGCTGCGCTTGATCTTGCTGCGCGGTTTGGGACGCGGGGTCATCGCCGATGGCGTCGATCCGCGCCTGTTGCGAGCAACGCTGACACAGCGGCCTCTTGGAAAGGCGGATCAGTGA
- the aroK gene encoding shikimate kinase AroK translates to MSPVLSRIFLVGLMGAGKTTVGRRLAQTLRRDFADSDHEIERRAGASIPLIFELEGEAGFRSREKTIIAELTQRPAIVLATGGGAVLNADNRRCLIGRGFVVYLCASVDELLRRTHFDNNRPLLNTADPRTRLVQLLEQRDALYREVADCVISTEGRPLKQVVRDILRRLEDDDRP, encoded by the coding sequence ATGTCTCCCGTTCTCTCTCGCATTTTCCTGGTCGGTCTGATGGGTGCCGGCAAGACCACCGTCGGCCGTCGGTTGGCGCAGACGCTGCGGCGGGATTTCGCCGACAGCGATCACGAAATCGAACGCCGGGCCGGAGCGAGCATCCCGCTCATTTTCGAGCTGGAAGGCGAGGCGGGGTTCCGGTCCCGCGAAAAAACCATCATCGCCGAGCTCACCCAGCGTCCGGCCATCGTGCTCGCCACCGGCGGCGGCGCCGTTCTTAACGCCGACAACCGCCGCTGTCTGATCGGGCGCGGCTTCGTGGTCTACCTGTGCGCCTCGGTGGACGAACTGCTGCGCCGCACCCATTTCGATAACAACCGCCCGCTGCTGAACACCGCCGATCCTCGGACGCGCTTGGTACAACTGCTGGAGCAGCGGGACGCGCTCTACCGAGAAGTGGCGGATTGCGTTATTTCAACCGAAGGCCGGCCATTAAAACAAGTCGTGCGGGACATCCTGCGCCGGCTGGAGGATGATGATCGACCTTGA
- a CDS encoding NUDIX domain-containing protein: MTNLKPAYTRILSSGVVVVHWNRDHYDYLLLKAYNYWDFPKGVVEVDESPLQAAIREVEEETTLTELRFRWGDVYRETYPYNQGRKVARYYLAESTTTEVRLPDNPQLGRPEHSDFRWVDHTEAWSLLTPRVRAILDWTDEIMARLARRR; the protein is encoded by the coding sequence ATGACCAACCTCAAACCCGCCTACACCCGGATCTTGTCTTCCGGTGTCGTGGTGGTCCACTGGAACCGCGATCATTACGATTATTTGCTCCTGAAAGCCTACAACTATTGGGATTTCCCCAAGGGCGTGGTGGAAGTGGACGAATCGCCCCTGCAAGCGGCCATCCGCGAAGTGGAGGAGGAAACCACCCTGACCGAGCTTCGTTTTCGCTGGGGCGATGTCTACCGGGAAACCTACCCCTATAATCAGGGTCGCAAGGTCGCGCGCTATTACCTCGCCGAATCCACCACGACCGAAGTTCGGTTGCCCGACAACCCGCAACTCGGCCGGCCGGAACATAGCGACTTCCGCTGGGTCGACCACACGGAAGCCTGGAGCTTGCTGACCCCGCGCGTGCGCGCGATTCTGGACTGGACGGACGAGATCATGGCCCGGCTCGCCCGGCGGCGCTAA
- a CDS encoding EAL domain-containing protein — translation MTAENADQAENPIFLGRQPILDRSQRIVAYELLFRSAGGGNAAVIEDNFTATAEVVVRAFVEFGLSNVLGDCQGFINADERFLASDVVDLLPAERVVLEILETVEFTPAIVARLRELKQKGWRLALDDFTRIQAEQIPIMDLVDVVKVDLLALEAGQLPAIVQHLKRWPIQLLAEKIDDGEQFQTCFKQGFEFFQGYYFAKPTVLVGRRIDPARVGVLRLINLVVGDVEASQLEHEFKRYPNLTYNLLRLVNSVAFGLPGKIDSLRHAIAMLGRRQLQRWLQLLLFTQRAEGASPGQPLLTLAATRGKCMELMMGSIVPGNRGQADQAFMVGVLSLLDALFGAPLPELLRELNLADPVRAALLDGEGVLGRLLGIVRSFERNQFGELAGRLREFPQLPLSHFNQMQLQALGWASEVSASNGE, via the coding sequence ATGACGGCTGAAAATGCTGATCAGGCCGAAAATCCTATTTTCCTCGGACGGCAGCCCATTCTGGATCGGAGCCAGCGGATCGTCGCTTACGAGCTGTTGTTCAGGAGCGCGGGCGGAGGGAATGCCGCCGTCATCGAAGACAATTTCACGGCGACCGCCGAGGTCGTGGTTCGAGCGTTCGTCGAGTTTGGATTGAGCAACGTATTAGGCGATTGTCAAGGATTTATCAATGCGGACGAACGCTTCCTCGCCAGCGATGTGGTCGATCTGCTGCCGGCGGAACGGGTCGTGCTGGAGATCCTGGAAACCGTCGAATTCACCCCTGCAATAGTGGCGCGGCTTCGCGAGCTCAAGCAAAAAGGATGGCGGTTGGCTTTAGACGACTTCACCCGCATTCAAGCCGAACAAATTCCGATCATGGATCTGGTGGATGTGGTGAAGGTGGATTTGCTGGCGCTGGAAGCCGGCCAGCTTCCCGCCATCGTCCAGCACCTCAAACGCTGGCCCATCCAATTGTTGGCTGAGAAAATCGATGACGGCGAGCAATTTCAAACCTGCTTCAAACAGGGCTTCGAGTTTTTTCAAGGCTACTATTTCGCCAAGCCGACGGTTCTGGTCGGCCGCCGCATCGATCCGGCCCGCGTCGGCGTGCTGCGCTTGATCAATCTGGTGGTCGGAGATGTCGAGGCCAGCCAGCTCGAACACGAATTCAAGCGCTATCCGAATCTGACCTACAACCTGCTGCGGCTGGTGAATTCGGTCGCGTTTGGATTGCCGGGCAAGATCGATTCCTTGCGTCATGCGATTGCGATGCTGGGGCGCAGACAACTGCAACGCTGGTTGCAGTTGTTGTTGTTTACCCAGCGGGCCGAGGGCGCCTCACCGGGACAGCCGTTATTGACGCTGGCCGCCACCCGTGGCAAGTGCATGGAGCTGATGATGGGCAGCATCGTTCCCGGAAACCGCGGGCAGGCCGATCAAGCCTTCATGGTCGGGGTGCTGTCGTTGTTGGATGCGCTGTTTGGCGCGCCGCTGCCGGAACTACTCAGAGAGCTGAATCTGGCCGATCCGGTGCGCGCGGCGTTGTTGGACGGCGAGGGGGTGTTGGGGCGGTTGCTCGGAATCGTCCGATCGTTCGAGCGCAATCAATTTGGTGAGTTGGCCGGCCGGTTGCGGGAATTTCCGCAACTGCCGCTTTCTCACTTCAATCAGATGCAATTGCAGGCCCTTGGATGGGCGAGTGAAGTATCAGCTTCTAACGGGGAATAA
- a CDS encoding uroporphyrinogen decarboxylase, whose product MKQPLQNDRLLRALLRQPVDRTPVWLMRQAGRYLPEYRATRTRAGSFLTLCQTPELACEVTLQPLERFPLDAAILFSDILTIPDAMGLGLSFSEGEGPRFARPVRSSADIARLDAPDPEIELRYVMDAVRLIRRELAGRAPLIGFAGSPWTLATYMVEGGSSKDFICVKGLLYDQPKLLHQLLEVTARAVTAYLNAQTAAGAQALMVFDTWGGILSPRAYREFSLEYMARIVAGLNREAEQQRIPVILFTKGGGAWLEDLAATGCDALGVDWTVDLGEARRRVGARVALQGNLDPAVLAAAPEGIRAQTARVFADFGAGDGHVFNLGHGIQPWTDPEHVRVLVEAAREASVPYHSQAIA is encoded by the coding sequence ATGAAGCAGCCGTTGCAAAACGACCGCCTGCTGAGGGCACTGTTGCGACAGCCGGTCGATCGGACACCGGTTTGGTTGATGCGCCAAGCCGGCCGCTATTTGCCGGAATATCGCGCCACCCGCACCCGAGCCGGCAGTTTTTTGACATTGTGCCAGACGCCGGAACTGGCCTGTGAAGTGACCTTGCAACCTCTGGAACGCTTTCCGCTCGATGCCGCTATTTTGTTTTCCGACATCTTGACCATCCCCGATGCCATGGGGCTTGGCCTGTCGTTCAGCGAAGGCGAAGGGCCGCGCTTCGCCCGGCCGGTGCGCTCGTCGGCCGACATCGCCCGCCTGGACGCGCCCGATCCCGAAATTGAACTGCGCTACGTGATGGACGCGGTACGGCTGATCCGCCGTGAATTGGCCGGTCGAGCCCCTTTGATCGGCTTCGCGGGCAGTCCGTGGACGCTGGCGACTTACATGGTCGAAGGGGGTTCCAGCAAGGATTTCATCTGCGTTAAAGGGCTGCTCTACGATCAACCGAAACTTTTGCATCAACTGTTGGAGGTCACCGCCCGAGCAGTCACGGCCTATCTAAACGCCCAAACGGCGGCCGGCGCGCAGGCGTTGATGGTATTCGATACTTGGGGCGGCATTCTCTCACCGCGCGCCTATCGAGAATTTTCGTTGGAATACATGGCGCGCATCGTCGCCGGTCTGAACCGGGAGGCCGAGCAACAACGAATACCGGTCATTCTGTTTACCAAGGGTGGCGGCGCTTGGCTGGAAGATCTCGCCGCGACCGGCTGCGATGCGCTGGGCGTGGATTGGACGGTGGATTTGGGTGAAGCCCGTCGCCGGGTGGGCGCGCGCGTCGCGTTGCAGGGCAATCTCGATCCCGCCGTGCTGGCCGCCGCGCCTGAGGGCATTCGTGCGCAGACCGCGCGCGTGTTCGCTGATTTCGGCGCTGGCGACGGCCACGTTTTCAATCTCGGCCACGGCATTCAGCCTTGGACTGATCCCGAACATGTTCGGGTGCTGGTCGAGGCCGCGCGTGAGGCGAGCGTGCCCTATCATTCCCAAGCGATAGCATGA
- a CDS encoding NADP-dependent malic enzyme, producing MADDFNESALRYHRMLPYGKIEVAPTKPLANQRDLALAYSPGVAAACEVIVEDPREVSTVTARGNLVAVITNGTAVLGLGDIGPLAAKPVMEGKGVLFKKFAGVDVFDIEISERDPDKLVEIIASLEPSFGGINLEDIKAPECFYIERQLRERMKIPVFHDDQHGTAIITAAAVLNALSLIDKNIAEVRVVTSGAGAAGIACLDLLLGLGLQRKNVIVCDSQGVIYQGRGKLDAEKAAYAADTAARTLREAIVGADVFLGLSKAGVLTGEMVKTMADKPIIMALANPVPEIMPEEAKAARPDAIIGTGRSDYPNQVNNVLCFPYIFRGALDVGATTINKAMQLACVRALADLAREPHSQEETAAYGDQQISFGPEYLIPKPFEPRLLLTLPLAVAKAAMESGVATRPIQDFTAYHTTLSQRVYRSGQIMRPIFERAKADRKRVIYAQAEEERMLWAIQGVIDDGLAKPILIGRRWRLEQRIAELGLRIRPDQDFQVIDPQNNPYYEECWQEYHQLRGRFGVDPNKARVRVNTRATVIGALLLRLGHGDALICGLIGGYPDHINYVLDIVGLREGVKTPAAMNMLITSHGPLFFCDTDINAEPTAEEIADITLLAAEEVGRFVQPKVALLSYSSFGSHKSPQARKMAEALQLIRQRAPDLEVDGEMRGDVALSEELRGRTFLHSRLKGAANLLIMPNADAANISHNLLKEVTNGISVGPITLGLAKPAHILTRSATARRVINMTAIATVDAQEYALHQRSI from the coding sequence ATGGCTGACGATTTCAACGAAAGCGCCCTGCGCTACCACCGCATGTTGCCTTACGGCAAGATTGAGGTCGCGCCGACCAAACCGCTCGCCAACCAGCGCGATCTGGCGCTGGCCTACTCGCCCGGCGTCGCCGCCGCCTGCGAGGTCATCGTCGAAGACCCGCGCGAGGTATCCACCGTCACCGCCCGCGGCAATCTGGTCGCGGTGATCACCAACGGCACCGCCGTGCTCGGCCTGGGCGACATCGGCCCGCTGGCGGCCAAGCCGGTGATGGAAGGCAAGGGGGTCTTATTCAAGAAATTCGCCGGCGTCGACGTGTTCGACATCGAAATCAGCGAGCGCGATCCGGACAAACTCGTCGAGATTATCGCCAGCTTGGAGCCCAGCTTCGGCGGCATCAATCTGGAGGACATCAAAGCCCCGGAATGCTTTTATATCGAGCGCCAACTGCGCGAGCGGATGAAGATTCCGGTGTTTCACGACGACCAGCACGGCACCGCCATCATCACCGCCGCCGCCGTGCTCAACGCCTTGTCGCTGATCGATAAGAACATCGCCGAGGTGCGGGTCGTCACCTCCGGCGCCGGCGCGGCGGGCATCGCCTGCCTCGATCTGCTGCTCGGCCTGGGCTTGCAGCGGAAAAATGTCATCGTGTGCGACAGCCAGGGCGTCATCTATCAAGGACGCGGCAAGCTGGATGCGGAGAAAGCGGCTTACGCCGCCGACACCGCGGCGCGCACCTTGCGCGAAGCCATCGTCGGCGCGGATGTCTTCCTGGGCTTGTCCAAAGCCGGGGTCCTGACCGGCGAGATGGTCAAAACCATGGCCGACAAGCCCATCATCATGGCCCTCGCCAACCCGGTGCCTGAGATCATGCCGGAAGAGGCCAAGGCCGCGCGGCCCGACGCCATCATCGGCACCGGCCGCTCCGACTATCCGAATCAAGTCAACAACGTGTTGTGCTTCCCCTACATTTTCCGGGGCGCGTTGGATGTGGGCGCGACCACCATCAACAAGGCGATGCAACTGGCCTGCGTGCGCGCCTTGGCGGACCTCGCCCGCGAGCCGCATTCCCAGGAAGAAACCGCCGCCTACGGCGACCAGCAAATCAGCTTCGGGCCGGAATATCTGATCCCGAAACCGTTCGAGCCGCGCCTGTTGCTCACCCTGCCCCTGGCGGTTGCCAAAGCGGCGATGGAAAGCGGCGTGGCGACCCGTCCGATTCAAGATTTCACCGCCTATCACACCACTCTGAGCCAGCGCGTCTACCGCTCCGGCCAGATCATGCGGCCGATTTTCGAGCGCGCCAAGGCCGACCGCAAGCGAGTGATTTACGCTCAGGCCGAGGAGGAGCGGATGCTGTGGGCGATTCAAGGCGTCATCGACGACGGGCTGGCCAAGCCCATTCTGATCGGGCGGCGCTGGCGGCTCGAACAGCGGATCGCCGAATTGGGGTTACGCATCCGCCCCGACCAGGATTTCCAGGTGATCGACCCTCAAAATAATCCGTATTACGAGGAGTGCTGGCAGGAATACCATCAATTGCGCGGCCGTTTCGGCGTCGATCCCAACAAGGCTCGCGTGCGGGTCAACACCCGCGCCACGGTGATCGGCGCGCTGCTGTTGCGGCTGGGCCACGGCGACGCCTTGATCTGCGGTTTGATCGGCGGCTATCCCGATCATATCAATTATGTGTTGGATATCGTCGGCTTGCGCGAGGGCGTCAAAACGCCGGCGGCCATGAACATGCTGATCACCTCGCACGGCCCGCTGTTTTTCTGCGACACCGACATCAATGCCGAGCCGACCGCCGAGGAAATAGCGGACATTACCCTGCTGGCGGCGGAGGAGGTGGGCCGCTTCGTCCAACCGAAAGTCGCGCTGCTCTCTTACTCCAGCTTTGGGTCGCACAAATCGCCGCAGGCGCGCAAGATGGCGGAAGCGTTACAACTGATCCGCCAGCGGGCGCCCGACCTGGAGGTGGATGGAGAAATGCGCGGGGATGTGGCGCTATCCGAGGAGCTTCGCGGCCGGACGTTCCTGCATTCTCGGCTGAAAGGCGCGGCCAACCTGCTGATTATGCCCAACGCGGATGCGGCCAACATCTCTCACAACCTGCTCAAGGAAGTGACCAACGGCATCTCGGTAGGACCCATCACCCTCGGCCTGGCCAAGCCAGCCCATATCCTGACCCGCTCGGCCACGGCGCGACGGGTCATCAACATGACCGCGATCGCCACGGTCGACGCGCAGGAATACGCGCTCCACCAACGCTCGATTTGA
- a CDS encoding CBS domain-containing protein, giving the protein MPQPYQLLPFHHFESGAGYFRPRQQLPEHVTEDDPAISVMTDLSQVTAYTTELSTPANKALEMMVKRGVRMLLVRDADGQVVGLLTSRDIEGDKPKRILAKAGGAWEDLLVADIMTLKPKLEVLLMEDVAKACVGDIIATLRHVNRQHAMALDTDPRTGKPAVRGIFSLSQIGLQLGLDIDRSHRATTYSDLENAKTPK; this is encoded by the coding sequence ATGCCTCAACCGTATCAACTGCTTCCGTTTCATCATTTTGAAAGCGGCGCCGGTTACTTTCGGCCGAGGCAACAGCTGCCGGAGCACGTCACCGAGGACGATCCGGCTATCAGCGTCATGACCGATCTGAGCCAGGTCACCGCTTACACGACAGAACTGTCCACACCCGCCAACAAGGCCCTGGAAATGATGGTCAAGCGCGGCGTTCGGATGCTGTTGGTGCGCGACGCCGACGGGCAGGTCGTGGGATTGCTCACCAGCCGCGATATCGAGGGCGACAAGCCCAAGCGTATCCTGGCCAAGGCCGGCGGCGCTTGGGAAGATTTGCTGGTCGCCGATATCATGACCCTCAAGCCCAAGCTGGAGGTGCTATTGATGGAGGACGTGGCGAAGGCGTGCGTGGGCGATATCATCGCCACGCTGCGCCACGTCAACCGCCAGCACGCGATGGCGCTGGACACCGATCCCCGGACCGGAAAACCGGCGGTGCGCGGAATTTTCTCCCTGTCCCAGATCGGCCTGCAACTCGGTTTGGACATCGACCGCTCGCACCGTGCCACTACTTACTCCGATCTTGAGAACGCGAAAACCCCCAAGTAG
- a CDS encoding fumarate hydratase gives MTTIRQDDFIQSIADAFQYISYYHPVDYIKALAQAYEREQSPAAKDAIAQILINSRMCAEGHRPICQDTGIALVFLKVGMDVHWDAALSVQEMVDEGVRRAYLNPDNKLRASVLRDPAGKRQNSKDNTPAVVHYEIVPGHHVEVICAAKGGGSEAKSKFAMLNPSDDLVDWVLKTVPLMGAGWCPPGILGVGIGGTPEKAFMLAKESLMAPVDIQELIARGPKNRAEELRIELYEKVNALGIGAQGLGGLTTVLDVKVLDYPTHAANLPIAMVPNCAATRHVHFHLDGSGPAKLEPPSLEDWPKLTYAPANARRVDLATVSREEVAGWKPGEVLLLNGKLLTGRDAAHKRMTDMLNRGEKLPVDFTDRFIYYVGPVDPVRDEVVGPAGPTTATRMDKFTRQMLEQTGLLGMVGKSERGQVAIDAIKDNRAVYLMAVGGAAYLVSKAIKAAKVLAFGDLGMEAIYEFEVKDMPVTVAVDSQGSSVHKTGPKEWQAKIGKIPVVEA, from the coding sequence ATGACCACCATCCGTCAAGACGATTTCATCCAAAGCATTGCCGATGCCTTCCAGTACATCAGTTATTACCACCCGGTCGATTACATCAAGGCGCTGGCGCAAGCCTACGAACGCGAGCAAAGCCCGGCCGCCAAGGACGCTATCGCGCAAATTCTGATCAACTCGCGGATGTGCGCCGAGGGCCACCGCCCGATCTGTCAAGACACCGGCATCGCCCTGGTGTTTCTCAAGGTCGGCATGGACGTACATTGGGACGCCGCGCTGTCGGTGCAGGAGATGGTCGATGAAGGCGTGCGCCGCGCCTATCTCAATCCCGACAACAAACTGCGCGCCTCGGTGCTGCGCGATCCGGCCGGCAAGCGCCAGAACAGCAAGGACAACACCCCGGCGGTGGTGCATTACGAAATCGTCCCCGGCCACCATGTCGAGGTGATCTGCGCGGCCAAGGGCGGCGGTTCCGAGGCCAAATCCAAGTTCGCCATGCTCAACCCCTCCGACGATCTGGTGGACTGGGTGCTGAAGACCGTGCCCTTGATGGGCGCGGGCTGGTGTCCGCCGGGCATCCTCGGCGTCGGGATCGGCGGCACGCCGGAAAAGGCGTTCATGCTGGCCAAGGAATCGTTGATGGCCCCGGTCGATATTCAGGAGTTGATCGCCCGTGGTCCCAAGAACCGGGCCGAGGAACTGCGGATCGAGCTGTATGAGAAGGTCAACGCGCTCGGCATCGGCGCGCAGGGCCTGGGCGGTCTGACCACCGTGCTGGACGTGAAAGTGCTGGATTATCCGACCCATGCCGCCAACCTGCCGATCGCCATGGTGCCGAATTGCGCCGCCACCCGCCACGTCCATTTCCACCTTGACGGCAGCGGTCCGGCCAAACTGGAGCCGCCGAGTCTGGAGGACTGGCCGAAATTGACTTACGCGCCGGCCAACGCCCGCCGGGTCGATCTGGCGACCGTCAGCCGCGAGGAGGTGGCCGGCTGGAAGCCCGGCGAGGTGCTGCTGCTCAACGGCAAGCTGCTGACCGGCCGTGACGCCGCCCACAAGCGGATGACCGACATGCTGAATCGGGGTGAGAAACTGCCGGTCGATTTTACTGACCGCTTCATTTACTACGTCGGCCCGGTCGATCCGGTGCGCGATGAAGTGGTCGGCCCGGCTGGCCCGACGACCGCGACCCGCATGGACAAGTTCACCCGGCAAATGCTGGAACAGACCGGCTTGCTGGGGATGGTCGGTAAGTCCGAACGCGGTCAGGTCGCCATCGACGCGATTAAAGACAACCGGGCGGTCTATCTGATGGCGGTCGGTGGCGCGGCGTATCTGGTCTCCAAGGCGATCAAGGCCGCCAAGGTGCTCGCGTTTGGAGATCTCGGCATGGAGGCGATTTACGAGTTCGAGGTCAAGGATATGCCGGTGACGGTGGCGGTGGATTCGCAAGGCTCCAGCGTCCACAAGACCGGGCCGAAGGAATGGCAGGCGAAGATCGGCAAGATTCCGGTGGTGGAAGCGTAA